A window from Leptothermofonsia sichuanensis E412 encodes these proteins:
- a CDS encoding DUF4089 domain-containing protein produces METTVCLAVNGTLMRGLELNGNMTLVGAQFVRESLTEPAYRLWSIGDRYPAMMRVQQGGVSVAVEIWSVPASGIGALLLLEPPGLAIGKVRLVDGEEVLGVLGEAFLCEGQKEITRWQGWRAYIAHLENNKEDTVMSEKPVDAAEFVEQMAAVIGLPLQPDHQPGVVDNVTRIIALAQLVAEFSLPEEIEIAPVFQP; encoded by the coding sequence ATGGAAACAACCGTTTGCCTGGCTGTGAATGGAACCCTGATGCGGGGTTTGGAGTTAAATGGCAATATGACGCTGGTGGGAGCACAGTTTGTCCGGGAGTCCCTGACTGAACCGGCTTATCGGTTATGGTCGATTGGCGATCGCTACCCGGCGATGATGCGTGTCCAGCAGGGAGGAGTATCGGTTGCCGTCGAGATCTGGTCCGTACCTGCCTCCGGGATCGGTGCATTACTATTGCTGGAACCGCCCGGTCTTGCGATTGGCAAGGTGCGTCTGGTCGATGGGGAGGAAGTGTTGGGAGTCCTGGGAGAAGCTTTTCTGTGTGAAGGACAGAAAGAAATTACCCGGTGGCAGGGTTGGCGGGCATACATCGCCCATCTGGAAAACAACAAGGAGGATACTGTAATGAGCGAGAAGCCAGTGGACGCCGCAGAATTTGTGGAACAGATGGCAGCCGTGATTGGCCTGCCCCTGCAACCAGACCATCAACCGGGAGTTGTTGATAACGTTACCCGGATCATTGCCCTTGCCCAACTGGTTGCAGAATTTTCACTTCCAGAAGAAATTGAAATTGCCCCGGTGTTTCAACCATGA
- a CDS encoding response regulator transcription factor, with amino-acid sequence MKEKKGVRRDRLLLIGDELYTIFLILTYLESCGHEVASARSSDNTLELMQMITPDLILFCDDGIPLTDSLTFLKQVRRMPQTSSTPVILISSRDQTLEQAKSLDKTIDAYMVKPFELEDLREQVRTMIQRTASPV; translated from the coding sequence ATGAAAGAAAAGAAAGGGGTCAGGCGCGATCGCTTATTGCTGATTGGAGATGAGCTTTACACTATTTTTCTCATCCTGACCTATCTGGAATCCTGCGGGCATGAGGTTGCCTCCGCCAGAAGTAGCGATAACACCCTGGAACTGATGCAAATGATAACCCCCGACCTGATTCTGTTCTGCGATGACGGAATTCCCCTGACGGATAGTCTGACATTTCTCAAGCAAGTTCGGCGAATGCCCCAGACATCCAGCACTCCAGTGATCCTCATATCCTCCAGGGATCAAACACTGGAGCAGGCAAAGAGTCTGGATAAAACCATCGATGCTTATATGGTTAAGCCCTTTGAACTGGAAGATTTACGGGAACAGGTGCGAACCATGATTCAACGCACTGCTTCTCCAGTTTGA
- a CDS encoding acyl-CoA dehydrogenase family protein, translated as MESSTLIENVEYLLRTEIAPKSAEIDCHPAALQAALQVLGKASLLALRVPHVWGGREISEFTFQCFQEQVARYSGALAFLQAQHQSAGTVLSRSENADLKRQYLPGMGCGQALVGISFAHLRRSPPPVTAVALADGYLLNGELPWVTGYGFFQTFIGAAVLPDGQAVYGMLPFQTTEQATGGKLTCSEPMALAAMNATQTVTVHCQNWLLPKSEVVKVSPVSAVAVSDRLNVLHHSFFALGCARAGLDILTTVYQTKPLPFIQLAQEALETELAECRQSIFSANPDARCFEQNLQLRAWAIELAVRCAHAAIAASGGSANGMNHPAQRVYREALVYTVSGQTTAVMEATLTRIQAPGRKAFNIRNSYKS; from the coding sequence ATGGAGTCGAGCACCCTGATAGAGAACGTGGAGTATCTGCTTCGCACTGAAATTGCTCCCAAATCCGCTGAAATTGATTGCCATCCGGCTGCCCTTCAGGCCGCGCTGCAAGTCCTTGGAAAGGCTTCCCTCCTGGCATTGCGGGTGCCCCATGTCTGGGGCGGCAGGGAAATCAGTGAGTTCACTTTCCAGTGTTTTCAAGAGCAGGTTGCCCGGTATTCGGGAGCGCTGGCATTTTTGCAGGCACAGCATCAGAGTGCCGGAACTGTGTTATCACGCAGTGAGAATGCCGATCTCAAGCGTCAGTACTTGCCAGGCATGGGGTGTGGGCAGGCGTTAGTTGGGATCAGTTTTGCCCACTTGCGGCGATCGCCCCCGCCCGTGACCGCGGTTGCGCTTGCAGATGGCTACCTGCTCAATGGGGAATTGCCCTGGGTGACAGGGTATGGTTTCTTCCAGACCTTCATTGGGGCAGCCGTTTTACCGGATGGGCAGGCTGTTTATGGGATGCTCCCGTTCCAGACCACTGAGCAAGCCACGGGAGGCAAACTGACGTGCAGTGAACCGATGGCACTGGCCGCCATGAACGCAACCCAGACGGTCACCGTCCACTGCCAAAACTGGCTCTTGCCCAAATCTGAAGTGGTGAAGGTTAGTCCAGTCAGTGCTGTGGCGGTCAGCGATCGCCTGAATGTGTTGCACCACAGTTTCTTCGCTCTGGGGTGTGCCAGAGCCGGACTGGACATTTTGACGACCGTTTACCAGACAAAACCATTACCGTTCATTCAACTTGCCCAGGAGGCCCTGGAAACGGAGTTGGCGGAATGCCGTCAGTCCATTTTTTCTGCTAACCCAGATGCCCGCTGCTTTGAACAAAACCTGCAACTACGGGCCTGGGCGATCGAGTTAGCCGTTCGCTGTGCCCACGCCGCCATTGCCGCCTCTGGAGGCTCCGCCAACGGCATGAACCATCCTGCTCAACGGGTGTATCGGGAGGCACTGGTCTACACGGTTTCCGGGCAAACAACGGCTGTGATGGAAGCGACGCTGACCCGTATACAAGCCCCAGGGCGCAAAGCGTTCAATATCAGAAATTCCTATAAATCATAA
- a CDS encoding vWA domain-containing protein, with product MPVGLPEFVENPENRCPVVLLLDTSTSMSGQPIQELSRGVGVFKEDVQRDTKAALSVEVAIVTFGPVQLLQDFVTIDQMTPPVLEANGYTPMGEAIEYAIDLLEGRKEVYKTNGIQYYRPWIFMITDGAPTDSWHNAAQRVRLGEADRKFCFFAVGVEGADLETLSKIASPNRPPAKLNGLDFQSLFVWLSTSMKRVSSGKVGEAIALPPVGWAEIS from the coding sequence ATGCCTGTAGGATTACCCGAATTTGTTGAAAACCCTGAGAATCGCTGTCCGGTGGTTCTTTTGCTGGATACGTCCACCTCAATGTCGGGGCAACCAATCCAGGAATTGAGCCGTGGTGTGGGGGTATTTAAGGAAGATGTGCAGCGAGATACGAAGGCAGCCCTGAGTGTGGAGGTGGCGATCGTCACCTTTGGTCCGGTGCAGTTGTTGCAGGACTTTGTCACGATTGACCAGATGACACCACCCGTTTTAGAGGCCAATGGCTACACCCCAATGGGAGAAGCGATCGAGTACGCGATCGACCTGCTGGAAGGGCGCAAGGAAGTATATAAAACGAACGGTATTCAGTACTATCGTCCCTGGATTTTTATGATCACGGACGGGGCACCTACGGATAGCTGGCACAATGCGGCCCAGCGGGTCCGCTTAGGTGAAGCCGATCGCAAATTCTGTTTCTTTGCCGTTGGGGTAGAGGGCGCAGATCTGGAGACCCTGAGTAAGATTGCATCCCCCAACCGTCCTCCCGCCAAGCTGAATGGGTTGGATTTCCAGTCCCTGTTTGTCTGGCTAAGTACGTCGATGAAACGAGTCTCTAGCGGTAAGGTGGGTGAAGCGATCGCCCTCCCTCCTGTAGGCTGGGCAGAAATTTCCTGA
- a CDS encoding PP2C family serine/threonine-protein phosphatase, whose amino-acid sequence MSWKVIVRSVIGTSHQCQQLPCQDFGDDRVLGDVLIGAIADGAGSARHSDIGAKLAVTTALDYLAATEAWLQKRHHSWDSLPHAPTPETVRKIFTRTVTRICDQFSQQAAVDGYSVDDLACTLLVFLATPHWVAAMQIGDGFIVTRSRTNDYQLMFQPDKGEFANQTTFVTSANALADMQVRVVLEQPTFICAASDAIERVAIRFSDWTAFPPFFQPLEEYLIETHNPKQDDDYLIGFLTSERLNQKTDDDKTLLLGRYCR is encoded by the coding sequence GTGAGTTGGAAAGTCATTGTCCGTTCTGTGATTGGCACCAGCCATCAGTGCCAGCAATTGCCCTGCCAGGATTTTGGCGATGATCGCGTCCTGGGAGATGTGTTGATTGGGGCAATCGCGGATGGAGCTGGTAGCGCCCGCCATTCTGACATTGGTGCCAAACTGGCCGTGACCACAGCGCTGGATTACCTGGCTGCCACAGAAGCGTGGCTTCAGAAGCGACACCATTCCTGGGATTCGCTGCCCCACGCTCCAACCCCCGAAACTGTGCGCAAGATCTTTACCAGAACGGTCACCAGGATTTGCGATCAGTTCAGCCAGCAAGCCGCGGTTGACGGCTACTCCGTTGATGATCTGGCCTGTACTCTACTGGTGTTCCTGGCAACCCCCCACTGGGTCGCTGCCATGCAAATTGGAGATGGGTTTATTGTGACCCGCTCCAGAACCAACGACTATCAACTGATGTTTCAGCCAGACAAGGGTGAGTTTGCTAATCAGACCACTTTTGTGACCTCTGCCAATGCGCTGGCAGATATGCAGGTCAGGGTTGTCCTGGAGCAACCCACCTTCATTTGCGCCGCTTCAGACGCGATCGAACGGGTTGCCATCCGTTTCAGCGACTGGACTGCATTCCCTCCATTCTTTCAACCCCTGGAAGAATACCTGATCGAAACCCACAACCCAAAGCAAGACGACGACTATCTGATCGGGTTTTTGACATCCGAACGACTGAACCAGAAGACAGATGACGATAAAACCTTGCTGTTGGGCCGATATTGCCGGTAG
- a CDS encoding helix-hairpin-helix domain-containing protein, whose protein sequence is MSTFTCASTGQSISLTRQIARSGEGEVWQTNLRGILAKVYHNPTPQRIRKLEVMVAHPPRDPNAEINHVSFAWVKSVLQTDSGQPVGFLMPEISNSVPLLDVYNPSRRQKVLPGFNWLYLHTTAMNIASIIWAIHHAGYVLGDIKPENILVNERALPAIIDTDSFQVRHPQTGEIYHCPVGSEGFTPVELMSQTLTTVEQTEVHDRFRLGIIIYLLLFGDHPFKGKWIGEGDSPLPSELLRQGFWCYAPNSLIQAGPLTIPLEIVHPALQDCFLRCFNEGHREPELRPTPADWVWALKAARAELVPCKQGKNHWYSKTYGRCYWCDRKANLGIDIFPALTTAARNPAVKAFKQASTTLKQVTGQWTAQPGTASFTAGRLLQTARTTAQQVARQLPGQTPTQIPTVSVNQPPTTASTSPATDWSKFGTAAVLLVGVFTLLIFLSRSKVDTSEIELTVVGVLLCLGLVAIGFLWQKVIDKLNP, encoded by the coding sequence ATGTCCACCTTCACCTGTGCCAGTACTGGTCAATCCATTTCCCTGACGCGCCAGATCGCCAGAAGCGGGGAGGGCGAAGTCTGGCAGACAAATTTAAGGGGGATTCTGGCAAAGGTCTATCACAATCCAACTCCGCAACGGATTCGTAAACTGGAGGTGATGGTTGCTCACCCCCCCCGTGACCCGAATGCAGAGATTAATCATGTCTCCTTTGCCTGGGTTAAATCCGTGTTGCAGACTGACAGTGGTCAGCCCGTCGGCTTTTTGATGCCGGAAATCTCAAACAGCGTTCCACTGCTGGATGTTTACAATCCATCTCGACGGCAGAAGGTATTGCCCGGCTTTAACTGGCTCTATCTGCACACGACAGCAATGAATATTGCCTCCATCATCTGGGCAATTCATCACGCTGGCTATGTGTTGGGCGACATCAAGCCAGAAAACATTCTGGTCAACGAACGCGCCCTGCCTGCCATTATTGATACGGATTCCTTTCAGGTGCGCCATCCCCAGACGGGTGAAATTTACCACTGCCCGGTGGGTTCGGAAGGGTTCACCCCTGTTGAGCTAATGAGCCAGACCCTGACAACTGTCGAGCAAACAGAGGTGCATGATCGCTTCCGACTGGGTATCATCATTTATTTGTTGCTGTTTGGTGACCACCCCTTTAAGGGCAAATGGATTGGAGAAGGAGACTCTCCCCTTCCCAGTGAGCTGCTCCGTCAAGGGTTCTGGTGCTATGCTCCCAACAGTCTGATTCAGGCAGGACCCCTGACCATTCCGCTGGAGATTGTTCATCCAGCGTTACAGGATTGTTTTCTCCGCTGCTTTAATGAAGGGCATCGGGAACCTGAACTGCGCCCCACTCCAGCAGACTGGGTCTGGGCATTAAAAGCTGCCCGGGCAGAGTTGGTACCCTGCAAACAGGGAAAAAATCACTGGTACAGCAAAACCTATGGCAGATGTTACTGGTGCGATCGCAAAGCCAATCTGGGCATTGATATTTTTCCAGCCCTTACCACGGCTGCCAGAAATCCAGCAGTCAAAGCATTCAAGCAAGCCAGCACAACCCTGAAACAGGTAACCGGGCAATGGACAGCTCAACCGGGGACGGCTTCCTTTACCGCTGGGAGGCTGCTCCAAACAGCCAGAACCACGGCTCAACAAGTGGCCCGTCAACTCCCAGGGCAAACTCCAACCCAGATTCCAACAGTTTCTGTCAACCAGCCACCAACCACCGCTTCAACCAGCCCTGCCACCGACTGGAGCAAATTTGGGACAGCCGCTGTCTTGCTGGTGGGCGTGTTTACATTACTGATTTTTCTCAGTCGTTCTAAAGTAGACACCAGCGAAATCGAATTGACAGTAGTCGGTGTTTTGTTATGTCTGGGACTGGTGGCGATCGGGTTTCTATGGCAGAAGGTAATAGACAAACTCAACCCATAA
- a CDS encoding DUF6714 family protein — translation MNRSKASLLYPCPCCGYLVLFEPPPGTYLICPICFWEDIDPVPKSCLRAAQRHFLECGACDPQWSNQVRCPVTADERIPNWTPLDVLAERDRPELIEQITKAFDGVSREDGVTLHEARVIDDWGGEEERAAARSLDTDQRWQDVPIEWIKQLWDAFSFLDGKGWRYYLPVWMLHALRCPHTTSAGDSVVYSCLLPEEPELREDMLSRFSVLTLEQSRAVCQFLRFNVAYGESDEWAAQKALDAYWGQFCT, via the coding sequence GTGAATAGAAGCAAGGCAAGTCTTTTATATCCCTGCCCCTGCTGTGGGTATCTGGTCTTGTTTGAGCCACCTCCGGGCACTTATCTGATTTGTCCCATTTGTTTCTGGGAAGATATTGATCCGGTACCAAAGTCATGCCTGCGGGCAGCCCAACGTCATTTTCTTGAATGCGGTGCATGCGACCCTCAGTGGAGTAATCAGGTTCGTTGCCCAGTTACAGCAGATGAGCGAATACCAAACTGGACTCCCCTCGATGTGCTTGCAGAGCGAGATAGACCGGAACTCATCGAACAAATTACGAAGGCATTTGATGGAGTCAGTCGTGAGGATGGAGTTACGCTCCACGAAGCACGGGTGATTGATGATTGGGGCGGCGAGGAGGAACGTGCTGCGGCCCGATCACTGGATACAGACCAGCGCTGGCAAGATGTACCAATCGAGTGGATTAAGCAACTGTGGGATGCCTTTAGCTTTCTGGATGGCAAGGGATGGCGGTATTATCTCCCTGTCTGGATGCTCCATGCGCTCCGGTGTCCACATACTACAAGTGCTGGTGATTCAGTTGTCTACAGTTGTCTCTTGCCAGAAGAACCTGAGCTTAGAGAGGATATGTTGTCTCGATTTAGTGTGCTGACCCTGGAGCAGTCAAGGGCAGTTTGTCAGTTCCTTCGGTTCAATGTCGCTTACGGGGAGTCAGATGAATGGGCGGCTCAGAAAGCGCTCGATGCTTATTGGGGGCAATTTTGCACCTGA
- a CDS encoding IS630 family transposase (programmed frameshift) translates to MPQKRYIVALSCEERETLESLTTTGKTSVYKLNHARILLKADINQEGGGWRDQDISDALDISVSTIERVRQRFVAQSLEAALGRQTPSRTKPRLLDGEQEAHLIALACAETPEGQGKWSVRLLADQLVELGYVESISHETVRQTPEKNELKPWLQECWVIPPKSNGEFVYYMEDVLSVYTRPYDPRYPVVCFDETSKQLVLETQVPLPPQPGQPKRYDYEYERNGVCNLFMISEPLAGWRHVEVTERRTKQDYAKQMKYLVDVRYPDAEWITIVHDQLNIHDPSALYETFAPQEAKRILDKLEIHYTPKHGSWLNMAEIELSVLARQCLDRRIPDQDTLKREIAAWEERRNDQSRTIDWQFTTEDARIKLKRLYPSILS, encoded by the exons ATGCCCCAAAAGAGATACATCGTAGCCCTTAGCTGTGAAGAGCGGGAGACTTTAGAAAGTCTGACAACAACCGGAAAAACATCCGTTTATAAACTCAATCATGCTCGAATTTTGCTGAAAGCTGACATCAACCAGGAAGGCGGCGGTTGGCGGGATCAAGATATCAGTGATGCACTCGATATTAGCGTATCTACGATTGAACGAGTCCGGCAACGCTTTGTTGCACAGAGTTTAGAGGCTGCCTTAGGGCGTCAAACTCCAAGTCGAACCAAGCCCCGCTTACTCGATGGCGAACAAGAAGCGCATTTGATTGCGCTGGCGTGTGCCGAGACTCCTGAAGGACAAGGGAAATGGAGCGTTCGCCTGTTAGCAGACCAACTGGTTGAGTTGGGATATGTAGAGAGCATTTCGCATGAAACCGTGCGGCAAACGC CTGAAAAAAACGAACTCAAACCCTGGTTGCAGGAATGCTGGGTAATTCCGCCGAAGTCCAATGGCGAGTTTGTTTACTACATGGAAGATGTTTTGAGCGTTTATACACGCCCTTATGACCCGCGCTACCCGGTCGTTTGTTTCGATGAAACCAGCAAACAATTAGTCCTCGAAACGCAAGTTCCCCTCCCCCCCCAACCCGGTCAACCGAAGCGCTATGACTATGAATATGAACGCAATGGGGTCTGTAATCTCTTCATGATTTCTGAACCCTTAGCTGGATGGCGGCATGTAGAAGTCACTGAACGGCGCACCAAACAAGACTATGCCAAACAAATGAAATATCTGGTGGATGTGCGTTACCCCGATGCCGAATGGATTACCATCGTGCATGACCAACTCAATATTCATGACCCATCTGCCTTGTATGAGACGTTTGCACCTCAAGAAGCCAAGCGGATTCTAGACAAATTAGAGATTCATTACACACCAAAACATGGCAGTTGGCTTAACATGGCAGAAATTGAACTCAGTGTTTTAGCCCGTCAGTGCTTGGATCGTCGCATCCCAGATCAAGATACGTTGAAACGGGAAATTGCTGCTTGGGAAGAACGCAGAAATGATCAATCTCGCACCATTGATTGGCAATTTACGACTGAAGATGCTCGCATCAAACTTAAGCGACTCTATCCCTCAATTCTTTCTTGA